ACTATTATTTTCATATCCTGAAATAGTTTGTTTTGATAAATTCAAAAGTTTTCCAAGTTCAATTTGAGATAGTTCTTTTGCCTTTCTCTCTGTTCTTAAAATATCGCCAAATGTTTTATTCACAAGCATCTCCTCCATCTAAATTATAGTACAAAAATGCTGGACAATAAAGAAAATATAAAAAAAACCAAAAAAGTCGTACTAAATTTCTTGACAGTACGGAAAAATTGTACTAAGATATAATCAAAAGGTACGAAAAAGCTGGACATTGAGGAGGTGAGCTTATGTTTCATAAAGCGATAAAGGATATTTGTAATAGAAACAACGTAACATTAGCAGAACTTGGAAAAAACATAGGAAAATCAAGACAGTATATGTCTGAATTATCAAGAGGAAATATTAGATTAACTTATGAAATGGCAGTTAAAATTGCCTTGTTTTTTAATATGAAGCCAGATGATATTTTTTTTGGCTACAGAGTACGATAATATTGGACTAAAGGAGGACTTAAAATGAAAACCACAATCAAAGGCTACTCAAAATTATCACAACTAGCAAAAAAAGTATTCGATGAAACATACGCCAAGCATCAATTAGCTTTAGGCGAGTCAGAAAAAGCAAACTGGCAAGCAGTGAAAGTAAAAGAGCAAAGAGATCATATCCGTGTAGATTTCGCAAATGGCGAATGGTTACATTACACAG
This is a stretch of genomic DNA from Tissierellales bacterium. It encodes these proteins:
- a CDS encoding helix-turn-helix transcriptional regulator translates to MFHKAIKDICNRNNVTLAELGKNIGKSRQYMSELSRGNIRLTYEMAVKIALFFNMKPDDIFFGYRVR